One Siniperca chuatsi isolate FFG_IHB_CAS linkage group LG1, ASM2008510v1, whole genome shotgun sequence genomic window, GCCGGTGGCGCTGCAGCTCGGATGAATACCTGAAGCGCTTTTCACAGTCGGGACATTTCAGCGGCTTCTCGCGGGTCGGGTCGCAGCGGTGCTGAACGAACTCGGAGGACGACACAAAGCGCTTGTCACACAGGGAGCATTTCAGCGGCTTCTCTGTGCAGTGAGAGTTCTGGTGGCGCTGCAGCGTTGAATTCTTTTTGTAACCTTTGCCGCACACGTCGCACTTGTAGGGCTTCTCCACTTCGCCACCACATTTGTGCCTCAGCAGTTCTCCCGATTGGCTGAAAGACTTCTGGCAGGACGCACACTTAAACAGACTTTCCATACCGTGAACCTGCTGGTGGTAAAGCAGGTGGGATGGCTGAAGAAACCCCTTATCACAGAGGTTACACTTGAAAGGGCGATCGGCTGGATTTTTGTGAGTGCGACGGTGGCGTACGAGAGCGTACTGCTGTTTGAAGCTCATCTGGCACTCCTCGCACTGGAAAGGTCGCTCCTCCGAGTGGGTGCGTTCATGCTGCCGCAGGTCAGACGGGCGCTTGAAGCTCTTCCCGCAAGAACCGCAGCGGAAAGGCCTCTCCCCTTCTGGCTGGCACTGATGGTGCAGGAGCTCAGACGACTCCTTAAAGTGCATCTCGCACAAATTGCACTTGAAAAGGTGCTCGCCTGAATGAGCGTACATGTGCCGCACGAGGTGAGAGCGGTGCTTAAAGCTCTTCTCGCACACCGCACATTTATACGGCCGCTCAGAGCTGTGTGTGCGCTGGTGGTGCGCCAGATGTGAAGACTGGCTGAAGCTTTTATCACACGTGTCACATTTGTATGGCTTTTCACCGGTGTGCACTCTCTCGTGGCGGGTCAGCTCTGACAAATGCCGGAAGGACTTATGGCACACTGAGCACTTATATGGCCTGTCTGGTGCGGAGGCCTCAAACGCAGGAGGAGACGAGGCACTGATCGCTGCACCGTCACTGGACGTCTCACCAGTGGAGGGCTGCTGAGGGTTGGCAGCTGACGAGGTCGGGGTGACGTTTCCAGAACCTGGCCGGTATGTTTTCTCGCAGATGGAGCACTTCATTGGGTTGTTTCCATTGCCATGCGAGTTGTGATGCTGGGCCAAGGAAGTGAGCAAAGAGAAGCCCATCTTACAAACGCCACACACAAAAGGCTTCTGCTCCACCTGCACACACTGGTGCTCCAGCAGGTCCGTCGCCTGGCTGAAGATCTTCATGCACTGAGTACACTGGAAGGATCGGTCTTGGTTCACCATGCACTGGTGTTCATGAGGGTTGGCCAGGTGAGATATGTCATGGCCACAGGCGCCACACTTATGCCCTCTCTCGCCCCCTACCTGTAAGGAGGACTGCTGGGCTTGAACTGAAAGCTGCTGGCCATGCTGGGGCTGCTGCAGGGAGGCATCTTGCTGTAGGACGACTCCGTACACAGTGCAGCCCAGAGGGTTGTCACTTCCCTGGGGGAGTGTGTGCACAACAGAGGGTGGAGCCACTgcatgttgctgctgctgctgccacgcCTCCGTCATCCTTCCACTTCGCATGTAGGGATTCAGCTTCCAGCAGATGAGGGGGATTTCAGTGCCAAACTGAAAAGGTGGATGTGGTTTAAGAAACGGTAACAAGCACCCTGAGAGTAGCTGAGTGCTTTATCTGTGTTTACACACGTCCTTTGAGATAGGTGAGAAAACCTAttggggggagaaaaaaaaaaaaacacaaaaacaactaattACTAAAGAaacttaaaatacataaaatattattGCAATGAGTAAATACAAGGCAGGGTGTTAATATGAAAGCAGGGCTCATGAGCTGCCACAGTCTCCAACATGATCCATTATAAATAGCAATGTAAGAGACAGCAACACTAACTTACAAGACTTGATTTAATGTTTGCATCTCAGCAGGGGGAAAGTCCTGTATCCAGTGCcagaataatgtgtgtgtgtgtgtaatgtgtgacTGGTGGAATTTCAAGTCTTGTTTGCGGCAAGATAAAACCGAAACAAACCACCTAACTAGCTTGGGGGGCCTAAAACTCGTTCCTATGGTATTcaggaaacaaatctaaaagtACTATGTAAATATTGTTATCTGTTAGGCAGATAATATGGTGTCATGTACAGATCCGTCGCACGTTCCTAAAGGGAAACCCGCTGAAAtaacagttagctagctaaggCTAAAGCTTCAGCAAAACTAGAATCGGGCTCGGTCTATTTCCTGAAACGCAAATCCAGCACGTAGTGGCTCCTTTTCGCAGCTAAACGTGTATTTTAAACGTTACTTGATGGAAACGACTTTATAATATCCAGCTTGTCTGTTCTACACAGCGTGTTTTGCTGGAGATACATGTTATTCCCTACAGGGTATTTTAATGACACTGTTTCTGTTCCAGGATGTAGTTAAGCTACCAGACATTAGCTTGTCAGCCGCGGCGGCGTAGCTAACGGCTAACCGCTAGCTACGGCTAACGTTACTAAACTGGACTTCCTTCGAGGTTATCACCGGCTAACTTATATCTCTTTAGAAAAATATGTTAATCGCCAGGTTTTGCGCTATAAACTGCGCATTTTAACTAAAACTACAACCAGGCAAAAGCGACCGAAGCGACGCCGCCCGTGAGCTACCGTCGCTTCGCTCGAGATGCCGCTTTATGAAAGGCCACAATAACGTTTACTGGTCTAACGTTAACGTTTGATACGAGCCTTCACGGAAAACGGACCTCAAATCAAACTAGGCCTCCCCGGAGCTGCGGGGCAAGATTCACCTCCTGCAGCCGCCCCTCTcacatctgcaaaaaaaaaaaccccacaatttacagtttaaaacaaaaatcacgaTAACTTACCCGAGCTGCTTATCGATGGTTTTCACTGCCGTCTTCGGTCTGAGGTCGACAACCTTCGGTGTATTTGGGACTCGGAGGACCGGCGGTGGAGGGGATGCGGTTGAAGCCGGACGCCATCCTCCAGAAGACGGACGGACACCGGAAACCGCCACGCAGTGAGCTGTCGCCccggagctgctgctgttacggCCGCTCCATGCTGGAGGTACACCCTGGAGCCCCCGAAACCAGCCGCGGACGAGACTAACCGCTCTCTGAGTTTGTTTCAACGgctttcaaacaaacacaaaggccAGTACGAGCCTGTGAGAGATTagcaaatatatttattcagtGTGACAGTAGGGGGGAGTGTTTCGCTCCTTCAACCAGTGTAAACAGTAGTtttacagataaaacaacacaattatAAAACCCAAAGTTTTATagccttattattattatatatttaatacattCATCTCAGTGCAAAACACCCTCAAACCTCATATTTCTGTACAGCTCTTCACcttttaaaagtgttttctgtttgtttgtttttgctgcaaaagtcataattataatataaagttcatattataattataaagaGCAGCAGCCTGACCGGATGGCATCTGATGTTTCGACCTaattagaaaacaaaaagcGGGCAGTTTGATGGAAATCGGTATTTAGTGATAATTGTGTTTGTTCTGACCAGTGTGTTGAGTTAAAAGTCAGCCTCATCTGTCATTGAGTTGTTCTTCAgtgggattaataaagtttatctAATGATGAAGAGATAGCCTACATTTATATATTCAATTGAATGCATATTATAAagtatatagttatatatgatatttatattagtagtttttattataaaagcaGTGGTGGATTGTAACCCAGTACATTTACTcgattttgaggtacttgtacttgagcaGTTGcgttttatgctactttgttcttcttctccactacgtttcagaggtaaatattggactttttatttatttgacagctttggtTGCCACTTACTTTAcatatttcagattttaaaaacctataatgagaaaataaaatataattaattgtttttcagtgcattaaactgcccaacagcatataaaatacataaagttAGCTCCACctgctacaacattaaaatccCGCTTACCCATTAATGTGATAATaatctaatataatataaattaatatcACTCACAGGgggcatttttctgcataatgggcatttttacttttcatactttaagtacatttagctgataatacttaaaACCacgacttttacttgtaatagtcTAGTACTGTActagtattttaaatataatgatATACTTGAGTACAGGATCTGAAtacgtcttccaccactgtgtaaAAGTGACGGATTAAAATCACCGAAGTGGTTCTGCTACAGTTTTTaggaataaatgtattttgagtttttctttcctgtcacGTAAAATACTCACACGCCTTCGTAAAAACAACCTTCTCTCAGTTCTGCAGATTTCTCTCCCCAGCCTTGACATACaggttatatattttgttaattttattaaaagaCACACATTAAATCCCCATAAAGAGACACCTCAGCTGGCTGTGAAAAATTAACTTTActgtcaaatgttttaaaactgaGTATCGTCTACGTATTAGCTGAGCTATTTTCTTGAGCTATGAGTGGACTGGAAACCTTTGTACAGTCCTTGTGTTTTTACACAGTTCATGCTGCTTTGTtgtacactatatggccaaaagtgtGTGGACACGCCTTTGTGTACCGGGGGTGGTTTGTCATGGTTTGGGCCTCTTCGTTCAACACTGCgtgtgtttgtcattttcccGTTTCAACATGACAACGTCCCCCGTatcacagagccctgacctcaaccccaatCCGACACCTTTGGGCtgaactggactggactgtgagccagacctgatcacccaacatcagtgccgGACCTCACTGACGCTcctgtggctgaatgggagcaaatccctgcagcaggtcCAACATCTggaggaaagactgaaaccagaagcgtcacatatgggtgtaatgtttgttttgcccATGTAGAGTAAAAACTTAATACAATTCAAATGAATTAAGTATAGTTTTGACAAAATATAATGTTTGTGTTATCAGATGTCTCATATCAATCGTCCTGGTTCTAGCTACAGGTTAAAGGTAAAGTAATTCTTCCTTTTAGCGAGCAACAGCTGATGTGTTGAATATGTCTCAGTGGATTTTATACTACAGGATGTTTCCAAATTCAGAAAACACGAGCATTGGAAagttattgctgttttttttttttttttttgggtcttaaaaacaaaacaataagttTTACACAGCATTGTAAACAATATATCTGTGGTTGTTGCGTCCGTGCTGCCTTCACTCACCTTGTTATGTGATTTTATCTGAGTGTGGAGGCTGTAAACGTACAGCTGTTGAATATATACGCGTATTCCTGTGAACGTGGATGGACAGACCTGTGCCTGCTTGCATGGTCGGCCCTGTTGATTTATTTCAGCTCATCTGGACAGAGTGCACTCGTCGTAGTCCTTCCCACAGGGCTTTGCAGCATTTTGACAGCAGATGATACAAACTGGAAGTCACAGCCTAAATAATTAAGGTTCACTTAACCATTAACATGTAACCACCACCAATACATGTCTCCTGTACTCCCGAAAACCAGCTGTCCAGATACTT contains:
- the LOC122876975 gene encoding zinc finger protein 319 encodes the protein MRSGRMTEAWQQQQQHAVAPPSVVHTLPQGSDNPLGCTVYGVVLQQDASLQQPQHGQQLSVQAQQSSLQVGGERGHKCGACGHDISHLANPHEHQCMVNQDRSFQCTQCMKIFSQATDLLEHQCVQVEQKPFVCGVCKMGFSLLTSLAQHHNSHGNGNNPMKCSICEKTYRPGSGNVTPTSSAANPQQPSTGETSSDGAAISASSPPAFEASAPDRPYKCSVCHKSFRHLSELTRHERVHTGEKPYKCDTCDKSFSQSSHLAHHQRTHSSERPYKCAVCEKSFKHRSHLVRHMYAHSGEHLFKCNLCEMHFKESSELLHHQCQPEGERPFRCGSCGKSFKRPSDLRQHERTHSEERPFQCEECQMSFKQQYALVRHRRTHKNPADRPFKCNLCDKGFLQPSHLLYHQQVHGMESLFKCASCQKSFSQSGELLRHKCGGEVEKPYKCDVCGKGYKKNSTLQRHQNSHCTEKPLKCSLCDKRFVSSSEFVQHRCDPTREKPLKCPDCEKRFRYSSELQRHRRVHTGEKPFKCASCDKSFKQREHLAKHQSVHSRETQFKCVWCGERFVDLTALQEHTVQHTAEGESFPEAPCIP